From one Meles meles chromosome 18, mMelMel3.1 paternal haplotype, whole genome shotgun sequence genomic stretch:
- the GSG1L2 gene encoding germ cell-specific gene 1-like protein 2: MVGARQQQVLTLLAACLALAFSLVAVGSSYWCEGTRKVAKPLCLDQRGGPHCSHFSGGQDSDGRRDTGSQAVQYTWETGDDKYIQCRFHVGLWQSCEENLGGTGEKCRSFRSIIPAEDQGVLWLSIGAEILNILLLLTSAILLGSRVSHHKSGFHWLKVDASVAILTVLAGLLSMVAHVMYTTIFQITVNLGPEDWKPQTWDYGWSYCLAWGSFALSMAVSVMAMNRYTVARMEFIEKQRVQKGSRHSQHNFPEPKASESVRETEAAPSPAGHALVSESEHLPPSAPGKVSMC, from the exons ATGGTCGGGGCCAGACAGCAGCAGGTGCTGACCCTCCTCGCCGCCTGCCTCGCCCTGGCCTTCTCCCTCGTCGCTGTGGGCAGCAGCTACTGGTGCGAGGGGACCCGGAAGGTGGCAAAGCCTCTGTGCCTGGACCAGCGGGGCGGGCCGCACTGCAGTCACTTCAGCGGGGGCCAGGACAGCGATGGCAGGAGGGACACCGGGAGCCAGGCCGTCCAGTACACTTGGGAGACGGGGGACGACAAGTACATCCAATGCAGATTCCACGTGGGGCTCTGGCAGTCCTGCGAGGAGAACCTTGGCGGCACAG GTGAAAAGTGTAGGAGTTTCCGGAGTATAATACCAGCTGAAGATCAAG GTGTTCTGTGGCTGTCCATTGGGGCCGAGATCCTGAATATCCTTCTGTTGTTGACAAGTGCCATCCTCCTGGGGTCCAGAGTGAGTCATCATAAGTCTGGGTTCCACTGGCTCAAGGTGGACGCATCTGTGGCCATTCTCACGGTGCTGGCAG GGCTCCTCAGTATGGTGGCACACGTGATGTACACAACCATTTTTCAAATCACGGTGAACCTCGGACCGGAAGATTGGAAGCCTCAGACGTGGGACTACGGCTGGTCCTACTG CCTCGCGTGGGGTTCCTTTGCCCTCAGCATGGCTGTGTCAGTCATGGCCATGAACAGATACACAGTAGCCCGCATGGAGTTCATAGAGAAGCAGAGGGTACAGAAGGGCAGTCGGCACTCTCAACACAACTTCCCGGAACCCAAGGCTTCGGAAAGTGTTCGGGAAACAGAAGCTGCTCCCAGCCCTGCTGGGCATGCCCTCGTGAGTGAATCTGAGCACctgccacccagtgccccaggcAAAGTGTCCATGTGCTAG